CCGTTATGGTCCTGCCGCCAGACATGCGACGTGAGGAGATAATTGAGCGATGCGATGGGCCGCCGCCACGGGATATGCCGCGTGGTCTTCAGCCACTTCGCATGCTGATTGAACATCGAATCGATGATGTGTATGAACGCCTCGTAGCAGGAGAAGAACCCATGCCGTCCGGTGAGAAGATATCCCTCGAGCCAGCCCTGGCAGGTGTGCTCGCTCAATATTTCCATCACGCGCCCGTCGGCGGCGAGCTTATCATCCTCTTTCAGCGTCTTCGCGAGCCACGTACGCGCTGTCACATCGAGCACATTGCCGAGGCGATTGGATGTCGTTTCGTCGGGACCGAATACACGGAAATTCTTCGATGCCATGTTCTCTTTCATCACATCGCGGAGGAATGTCCCCATGACGCGCGTCGATTCGGCCGTCGCCGTGCCGGGTTTTTCGATCTTCACCGCATACTTCCTGAAATCAGGCATGGCAAGATCGCGAAGCAGCGCCCCGCCGTTGGCATGCGTAATGGCCCCCATGCGTTTGTTCTTTTTCGGCGCGAGCGCGGCAAGTTCCGCTTTGAGCGTACCGTTCGCATCGAAGAGCTCTTCGGGCTTATAGCTCTTCATCCATTGCTCGAGTATCTTCACGTGAGCGGGATTCTCAGCCATCTCCGAAAGCGGCACCTGATGCGACCGCCAATGATCCTCGGTCTTTTTCCCATCAACCGACTTCGGCCCCGTCCATCCCTTGGGAGTGATGAAGACGATCATCGGCCATTTCGGGCGCACCGGCGGCTTCTTCCCCGCACGCGCTTTCTTCTGTATCGAGCGTATCTCGCCGATCACTTTCTCAAGCGTCGCCGCCATGGAAAGGTGCATCTTCGCCGGATCGCTCCCTTCGACGAAGTACGGCGTGTACCCGTATCCTTTGAAAAGCGATATCAGTTCATCGCGGTCGATGCGTGCGAGTATAGTCGGATTGGCTATCTTGTATCCATTGAGATGGAGTATCGGGAGCACGGCACCGTCATTCTTCGGATTAAGGAATTTATTCGAGTGCCAGCTTGCCGCGAGCGGTCCCGTCTCCGCCTCGCCGTCGCCGACGACACAGGCAGCGATGAGATCGGGGTTATCGAACACGGCGCCGAAGGCATGCGATACGGCATAGCCGAGCTCGCCGCCCTCGTGAATGGAGCCCGGCGTTTCCGGAGCCACATGGCTCGGAATGCCCCCGGGGAATGAGAACTGCTTGAAAAGT
This window of the Spirochaetota bacterium genome carries:
- a CDS encoding phosphoketolase family protein, with protein sequence MAAKKPILSKDETKNIDAYWRAANYLSVGQIYLLDNPLLKEPLSIKHIKPRLLGHWGTSPGLNFIYVHLNRMIKKYDLDMIYITGPGHGGPSLVANTYLEGTYSEVYPLISQDEAGIKKLFKQFSFPGGIPSHVAPETPGSIHEGGELGYAVSHAFGAVFDNPDLIAACVVGDGEAETGPLAASWHSNKFLNPKNDGAVLPILHLNGYKIANPTILARIDRDELISLFKGYGYTPYFVEGSDPAKMHLSMAATLEKVIGEIRSIQKKARAGKKPPVRPKWPMIVFITPKGWTGPKSVDGKKTEDHWRSHQVPLSEMAENPAHVKILEQWMKSYKPEELFDANGTLKAELAALAPKKNKRMGAITHANGGALLRDLAMPDFRKYAVKIEKPGTATAESTRVMGTFLRDVMKENMASKNFRVFGPDETTSNRLGNVLDVTARTWLAKTLKEDDKLAADGRVMEILSEHTCQGWLEGYLLTGRHGFFSCYEAFIHIIDSMFNQHAKWLKTTRHIPWRRPIASLNYLLTSHVWRQDHNGFSHQDPGFIDHVVNKKAEVIRVYLPPDANTLLSVTDHCLKSRNYVNVIVAGKQPALQYLDMDTAVAHCTKGAGIWTFASNDQGGDPDVVMACAGDVPTLETLAAVDILRRELPTLKVRVVNVVDLMSLQPTNEHPHGLSGADFDSLFTKEKPVIFAFHGYPWLIHRLVYKRTNHANFHVRGYKEEGTTTTPFDMVVLNELDRFDLVDDVIDRVPGLSAAHVKQRMHDKLIEHKRYINEHGEDMPDIRDWKWPY